A window of Mycolicibacterium fluoranthenivorans contains these coding sequences:
- a CDS encoding L,D-transpeptidase produces MATTSAGVSGAAVAGTSTHLVSVSPKVGEVVGVAYPVTLSFDGPMSDRDAIERGIRFSVDTAADPSLAPAKVPAGSFAWLDDSTVRFTPSDYWPAHSTIAMSVGGFKTTFETGSQVVGVADISAHTFTVSIDGQVVREMPASMGKPKHPTPVGTFTALEKQNPVIMDSRTIGIPLSDPEGYKLTVNYAVRVTWGGVYVHSAPWSVGSQGNSNVSHGCINLSPDNAAWYYNNVSIGDPIIIQA; encoded by the coding sequence ATGGCGACAACCTCGGCCGGCGTGTCCGGTGCGGCGGTGGCTGGTACGTCCACCCACCTGGTGTCCGTTTCGCCCAAAGTTGGCGAAGTCGTCGGGGTGGCCTATCCGGTGACCCTGAGCTTCGACGGGCCCATGTCCGACCGCGACGCGATCGAACGCGGCATCAGGTTCTCGGTGGACACTGCGGCCGACCCTTCGCTCGCGCCGGCCAAGGTGCCCGCGGGATCCTTTGCCTGGCTGGATGATTCGACGGTGCGCTTCACGCCCAGTGACTACTGGCCGGCCCATTCGACCATCGCGATGTCGGTGGGCGGGTTCAAGACGACCTTCGAGACCGGCTCCCAGGTGGTCGGTGTCGCGGACATCAGTGCGCACACGTTCACCGTCAGCATCGACGGTCAGGTGGTCCGGGAGATGCCGGCCTCGATGGGTAAGCCCAAGCACCCCACACCCGTCGGTACGTTCACGGCGCTGGAAAAGCAGAACCCCGTCATCATGGACTCACGCACGATCGGCATTCCGCTGAGCGATCCCGAGGGCTACAAACTCACGGTCAACTACGCCGTGCGGGTCACCTGGGGTGGCGTGTACGTGCACTCCGCGCCCTGGTCGGTGGGCTCCCAGGGCAATTCCAATGTCAGCCATGGCTGCATCAACCTGAGTCCGGACAACGCGGCCTGGTACTACAACAACGTCAGCATCGGCGACCCGATCATCATTCAGGCCTGA
- a CDS encoding peptide MFS transporter, which translates to MTGQRELPAPGTRTIFGHPIGLTNLFGVELWERFSFYGMLTILGYYLYYTAAEGGLGLSKATATGMVGAYGGLVYLSTVLGGWIADRLLGMERTVFYGGVVVMLGHIALAVLPGLSGVGAGLVLVALGSGALKANASSLLGTLYEKGDARADGGFTLFYLGINLGAFAGPLITGLLQTRIGFHYGFGAAAIGMALGLTQYVVFRRNLDGHGRNVPNPLPRKAIAKTAGVFVAVIVVVAAAIALKLVTLANLSQVTTGVIVVASGAYFAIMLTSSKVTGPERVRVRSFIPLFIANAVFWSLFQQIFTVLAVYSDERMNWSIFGWTAPSNWIGSIEPVWIILLSPVFAVLWTKLGNRAPTTPRKFSYGVIGMGVAFLCFVPLAGIEAVPALLIAVILGVFAVSELLLSPIGLSVTTKLAPDAFRAQMMALYFFSVGLGTSMSGVLAKYYDPSREVAYFGILGIVAIVVGVVVFTVSPWISRQMDGVH; encoded by the coding sequence ATGACGGGACAGCGAGAACTGCCGGCGCCGGGCACCCGAACCATCTTCGGACACCCGATCGGGCTGACGAATCTGTTCGGCGTCGAGTTGTGGGAACGGTTCTCGTTCTACGGGATGCTCACCATCCTCGGCTACTACCTCTACTACACCGCCGCAGAAGGCGGCTTGGGCCTGTCAAAGGCCACCGCCACCGGCATGGTCGGCGCATACGGCGGGCTGGTCTATCTGTCGACGGTGCTGGGCGGCTGGATCGCCGACCGCCTGCTGGGGATGGAACGCACCGTCTTCTACGGCGGGGTCGTCGTGATGCTCGGCCACATCGCACTGGCGGTGCTGCCGGGACTGAGCGGTGTCGGCGCGGGCCTGGTTCTGGTCGCGCTGGGTTCCGGGGCGTTGAAAGCCAATGCGTCGTCACTGCTCGGCACGCTCTACGAGAAGGGCGATGCCCGGGCCGACGGCGGGTTCACACTGTTCTACCTCGGCATTAACCTCGGCGCGTTCGCCGGTCCGCTGATCACCGGACTGCTGCAGACCAGGATCGGCTTCCACTACGGCTTCGGCGCCGCCGCCATCGGGATGGCGCTGGGTCTGACGCAGTACGTGGTGTTCCGCCGCAATCTCGACGGACACGGCCGGAATGTCCCGAACCCGTTGCCCCGCAAAGCGATCGCCAAGACCGCCGGGGTCTTCGTGGCCGTCATCGTCGTCGTCGCCGCGGCGATCGCGCTGAAACTGGTGACGCTTGCCAACCTGTCTCAGGTCACCACCGGTGTGATCGTCGTGGCCTCGGGCGCCTATTTCGCCATCATGCTCACCAGCTCCAAGGTAACCGGACCGGAAAGGGTGCGGGTGCGGTCGTTCATCCCGCTCTTCATCGCCAACGCGGTGTTCTGGTCGCTGTTCCAGCAGATCTTCACAGTGCTCGCGGTGTACTCCGACGAGCGGATGAATTGGTCGATCTTCGGGTGGACGGCGCCGTCGAACTGGATCGGCTCGATCGAACCCGTGTGGATCATCCTGCTGTCGCCGGTGTTCGCGGTGCTGTGGACCAAACTGGGCAACCGTGCACCGACCACGCCGCGCAAGTTCAGCTACGGCGTCATCGGCATGGGTGTGGCGTTCCTGTGTTTCGTGCCGCTGGCCGGGATCGAGGCGGTACCCGCCCTGCTGATCGCCGTGATCCTGGGGGTGTTCGCGGTGTCCGAGCTGCTGCTGTCCCCGATCGGGTTGTCGGTCACCACCAAGCTGGCACCGGATGCGTTCCGCGCACAGATGATGGCGCTGTACTTCTTCTCCGTGGGACTGGGCACCTCGATGTCGGGAGTGCTGGCCAAGTACTACGACCCGTCTCGCGAAGTGGCCTACTTCGGGATCCTCGGCATCGTGGCGATCGTCGTCGGGGTCGTCGTGTTCACCGTGTCGCCGTGGATCAGCCGGCAGATGGACGGCGTGCACTGA
- a CDS encoding DUF7159 family protein — protein MDAVLGLSMTPTALGLVVVGGDEALEDGAARDAFSLSVDGSTDVREATEQVTAAVEAISAARGHRLKSIGVTWSDEAGADASMLMDSLSESGFGNVVPIRLPEATEALARGTAEVIGYRTTAVCVVEPDTVIALIVHTDDGAVQTAINHGIDSDESLIRWLSTVFTRADWQPEALVLVGSSGGFESVLPRLEEALSVPVFAPAEAQLALARGAALASSYSLSQPFDELALLPAGARRHAAPARRVSPAGALTGVLAAGVLTFVVSASVALAVALSPEQTVAAPRPVAASAALPPAVVPAAAPMAVVAPAPQAPPPAPEPQAPVDVSADVPAAAPADIADTAPPVDVNTAAPLEAAPSQLTPDAAVAAAVPPQAIIPAAPPQVIAPPTKKPLLERIRDRLRIGGDNEAPAPVILAPQG, from the coding sequence GTGGACGCGGTGCTCGGCTTGTCGATGACACCTACGGCACTGGGTCTGGTGGTCGTGGGTGGGGATGAGGCACTCGAGGACGGTGCCGCCCGGGATGCGTTCTCGCTGAGTGTCGACGGCTCGACGGACGTGCGGGAAGCCACCGAACAGGTGACGGCGGCCGTCGAGGCGATCTCGGCGGCGCGCGGACACCGGCTCAAGTCCATCGGTGTGACCTGGAGCGACGAGGCCGGGGCCGACGCATCCATGCTGATGGACTCGCTGAGTGAGAGCGGATTCGGCAATGTCGTGCCCATCCGCCTGCCTGAAGCCACCGAGGCGCTGGCCCGCGGCACGGCCGAGGTGATCGGCTACCGGACCACCGCGGTGTGCGTCGTCGAGCCCGACACCGTGATCGCGCTGATCGTGCACACCGATGACGGTGCTGTGCAGACGGCGATCAATCACGGGATCGACAGTGACGAGTCCCTCATCCGCTGGTTGAGCACCGTCTTCACGCGCGCCGACTGGCAGCCCGAAGCCCTGGTGCTGGTGGGGTCGTCCGGTGGTTTCGAGTCGGTGCTGCCGCGCCTGGAGGAGGCATTGTCGGTCCCGGTTTTCGCCCCCGCCGAGGCGCAACTCGCGCTGGCTCGCGGTGCCGCGCTGGCCTCGTCATACAGCCTCTCCCAACCGTTCGACGAACTGGCGCTGCTGCCGGCGGGCGCCCGTCGGCACGCCGCACCCGCGCGCCGGGTATCGCCGGCCGGTGCGCTGACCGGTGTGCTGGCGGCCGGGGTGCTCACTTTCGTGGTGTCGGCGTCGGTCGCGCTCGCGGTCGCGCTTTCGCCGGAACAGACGGTGGCCGCACCGCGGCCGGTGGCCGCGTCTGCGGCGCTGCCCCCAGCGGTGGTGCCCGCGGCCGCACCGATGGCCGTGGTGGCCCCGGCCCCGCAGGCACCGCCCCCGGCGCCGGAACCGCAGGCGCCGGTCGACGTGAGCGCCGATGTGCCCGCGGCCGCTCCCGCCGATATCGCGGACACGGCGCCGCCGGTGGATGTGAACACCGCCGCCCCGCTCGAGGCCGCACCGTCGCAGCTGACCCCGGATGCCGCGGTTGCTGCCGCCGTGCCGCCGCAGGCGATCATTCCCGCGGCGCCGCCGCAGGTGATCGCCCCGCCCACCAAGAAGCCGCTGCTGGAGCGGATCCGTGACCGGCTTCGGATCGGCGGGGATAACGAAGCCCCGGCCCCGGTGATCCTCGCGCCGCAGGGCTGA
- a CDS encoding FadR/GntR family transcriptional regulator gives MALQPINRRSVSEDVFDQIIADVLSGEMQPGDTLPSERRLAEVLGVSRPAVREALKQLTAAGLVEIRQGDATTVRDFRKHAGLDLLPRLLLRDGELDPAVVRSILETRLHNGPKVAELAATRHRPELRGLLDDAIAALTAESDPVEQQRHALTFWDHLVDGADSIALRLMYNTLRASYEPALPALATLMAAEVGRPDAYRAVASAVTAGDAEAAARTAHELLEPATTALLDALAALEAAGAQS, from the coding sequence ATGGCATTACAACCCATCAACCGCCGGTCGGTCTCCGAGGACGTGTTCGACCAGATCATCGCCGATGTCCTCAGCGGCGAGATGCAGCCAGGTGACACGCTGCCCAGTGAACGTCGCCTGGCCGAAGTGCTCGGTGTGTCCCGGCCGGCCGTGCGGGAGGCACTCAAACAGCTGACCGCCGCGGGCTTGGTGGAGATCCGCCAGGGCGACGCCACCACGGTGCGCGACTTCCGCAAGCATGCCGGTCTGGACCTGCTCCCCCGCCTGCTGCTGCGCGACGGGGAACTCGATCCGGCGGTCGTGCGGTCCATCCTGGAGACCCGCCTGCACAACGGTCCGAAAGTGGCCGAACTGGCCGCCACCCGGCACCGGCCCGAACTGCGGGGGCTGCTCGATGACGCGATCGCGGCCCTGACCGCCGAATCCGATCCCGTCGAACAACAGCGCCACGCGCTGACCTTCTGGGACCACCTCGTCGACGGTGCCGACTCGATCGCACTGCGGTTGATGTACAACACCCTGCGCGCCAGCTACGAGCCCGCGCTACCGGCACTGGCCACCTTGATGGCCGCCGAGGTCGGCCGACCCGACGCCTATCGGGCCGTCGCGTCGGCGGTCACCGCAGGCGATGCCGAGGCGGCAGCGCGGACCGCCCACGAACTCCTTGAGCCGGCCACCACCGCACTGCTCGACGCGCTGGCAGCCCTGGAGGCAGCGGGGGCTCAGTCATGA
- a CDS encoding threonine ammonia-lyase: MTTPTLVTLEDIRAAARRLHGGIVRTPLVPAQWGDPARPLWIKPESLQVIGAFKVRGALNAVGRIDESVRSRGVVAYSSGNHAQAVAYAAATFGITAQIVMPRETPDIKVRKTRAYGAEVVLCDAGQRETVAAELVERTGATLVPPFDHPDVIAGQGTIGLEIAEDLPDVANVLVPVSGGGLASGIGTAVKALCPRAQIFGVEPELAADTAAGLQAGHRVSMPVADRNRTIADGLRSEPSALTFAHLQQVLSGVLTVTEDEIRSAVRELTFKAQLVSEPSGAVALAAYRRHPLPPGPTVIILSGGNVEPALLRDILFDQSAAEDQRH; this comes from the coding sequence ATGACCACTCCCACCCTTGTGACACTCGAGGACATCCGCGCCGCGGCACGGCGGTTACACGGCGGCATCGTGCGCACACCGCTGGTCCCTGCGCAGTGGGGCGACCCCGCCCGTCCGTTGTGGATCAAGCCGGAGAGTCTGCAGGTGATCGGCGCCTTCAAGGTGCGGGGTGCCCTCAACGCCGTCGGTCGTATCGACGAGTCAGTCAGGTCGCGCGGCGTGGTGGCCTATTCGAGCGGTAACCATGCGCAGGCCGTGGCCTATGCTGCAGCGACCTTCGGGATCACCGCGCAGATCGTGATGCCTCGGGAGACGCCGGATATCAAGGTACGCAAGACCCGTGCGTACGGCGCCGAGGTGGTGTTGTGCGATGCGGGACAACGGGAGACGGTGGCCGCCGAACTCGTCGAGCGCACCGGGGCGACGCTCGTCCCGCCGTTCGACCACCCCGATGTCATCGCCGGGCAGGGCACCATCGGTCTGGAGATCGCCGAGGATCTGCCCGATGTCGCCAATGTGCTCGTCCCGGTCAGTGGGGGCGGCCTCGCCTCGGGGATCGGCACGGCGGTCAAAGCGCTGTGCCCGCGCGCGCAGATCTTCGGAGTCGAGCCCGAACTCGCCGCGGACACCGCGGCCGGGCTGCAGGCCGGGCACCGCGTGTCGATGCCGGTGGCCGACCGGAACCGGACCATCGCCGACGGATTGCGGTCGGAACCCTCGGCGCTGACCTTCGCGCATCTGCAACAGGTGCTGTCTGGGGTGCTCACCGTGACCGAGGACGAAATCCGTTCGGCGGTCCGGGAGTTGACGTTCAAGGCGCAGCTGGTCAGCGAGCCGAGCGGCGCGGTCGCACTCGCTGCCTACCGTCGGCACCCCTTACCGCCGGGACCCACGGTGATCATCCTGTCCGGCGGCAATGTCGAGCCGGCGCTGCTGCGGGATATCCTGTTCGATCAGTCAGCCGCCGAAGACCAACGGCACTGA
- a CDS encoding sterol desaturase family protein, which translates to MTTTPTRRGPTLTGAAREFVRHPSPWVLSATLLAALTTRILYGHWGVDDAVVPLVMLALFPLLEWAIHVVILHWRPRRLAGITVDPLLARKHREHHVEPRDIPLVFIPWQSLLWVLPLVVILAVVLIPATGAGLGRGLTFLVWLSLLGLGYEWCHYLVHTDYKPKTALYRAIWRNHRLHHFKNEHYWFTVTTSGTADRLLGTYPDPATVATSPTAKNLHGVADQA; encoded by the coding sequence ATGACCACCACCCCGACCCGGCGCGGGCCCACCCTCACCGGCGCCGCACGCGAGTTCGTCCGACACCCTTCCCCGTGGGTCCTCAGCGCGACCCTGCTGGCCGCGCTGACCACACGAATCCTGTACGGCCACTGGGGAGTCGACGATGCCGTCGTTCCATTGGTGATGCTGGCGCTGTTCCCGTTACTAGAGTGGGCCATCCATGTGGTCATCCTGCACTGGCGGCCACGTCGCCTCGCCGGTATCACCGTCGATCCCCTGCTGGCGCGCAAGCACCGCGAGCACCACGTCGAACCACGGGACATCCCACTGGTTTTCATCCCGTGGCAATCACTGCTGTGGGTGCTTCCGCTGGTGGTGATCCTCGCCGTCGTGCTCATCCCCGCCACCGGCGCCGGACTCGGCCGCGGCCTGACCTTCCTGGTCTGGCTGTCGCTCCTGGGCCTCGGCTACGAGTGGTGCCACTATCTCGTCCACACCGACTACAAGCCGAAAACCGCTCTGTACCGAGCCATCTGGCGCAACCACCGGCTACACCACTTCAAGAACGAGCACTACTGGTTCACCGTCACCACCAGCGGCACCGCCGACCGGTTGTTGGGCACCTACCCCGACCCGGCCACCGTCGCCACCTCACCGACGGCCAAGAACCTGCACGGTGTGGCGGATCAGGCCTGA
- a CDS encoding acyl-CoA thioesterase, which produces MSAPTDRPFSFPIVPRYAEVDQQGVVFNGHYLTWFDEACTAYLDLLPVHYEELMAAGFDFKVVHSEIDYLASVRWRDSVRITVECEQIGTTSFTLAFTVLRHGAGEAEHAAVHGRNTYVVVSTDDWTKRPIPDGFRASLASCAGPATRSQ; this is translated from the coding sequence GTGAGTGCACCGACCGACCGGCCGTTCTCGTTTCCGATCGTGCCCCGCTACGCGGAGGTCGACCAGCAGGGTGTGGTGTTCAACGGCCACTATCTGACCTGGTTCGACGAGGCGTGCACGGCGTACCTGGACCTTCTCCCGGTGCACTACGAGGAACTGATGGCCGCAGGCTTCGATTTCAAAGTGGTGCACAGCGAGATCGACTACCTGGCCTCGGTGCGCTGGCGCGACTCGGTGCGGATCACCGTGGAGTGCGAGCAGATCGGCACCACCAGTTTCACCCTCGCATTCACCGTGTTGCGCCACGGGGCCGGCGAGGCCGAACATGCCGCGGTGCACGGCCGCAACACCTACGTGGTGGTATCGACCGACGACTGGACCAAGCGCCCCATCCCCGACGGGTTCCGTGCATCCCTGGCCTCTTGTGCAGGGCCGGCCACGCGCTCACAGTGA
- a CDS encoding alpha/beta fold hydrolase, whose translation MIEPKFVEIHGMRQAVLDVGEGEEVLLLIHGMAGSAQTWRAVLPQLAKKYRVIAPDLIGHGQSSKPRTDYSLGAFAVGLRDLLDELGVASATVVGHSLGGGVAMQFLYQHPEYCRRLVLISSGGLGPDVGWILRLLAAPGAEFVMPVIAPAPVLRAGNAARSWFSSMGLRSPRGAEIWNAYSSFADRGTREAFIRTLRSVVDYRGQSVSALNRLNLREGLPVLAIWGEKDDIIPVDHAYSALQARPDCRLEILPDVGHFAQVEAPEVVVDLIDELISTTDPAVFER comes from the coding sequence GTGATCGAACCGAAGTTCGTCGAGATCCATGGCATGCGGCAGGCCGTGCTGGACGTGGGCGAGGGCGAGGAAGTCCTGCTGCTGATCCACGGGATGGCGGGCAGTGCCCAGACCTGGCGCGCAGTGCTGCCTCAACTGGCCAAGAAGTACCGGGTGATCGCGCCCGATCTCATCGGTCACGGTCAGTCGTCCAAGCCGCGCACCGACTATTCACTCGGCGCCTTCGCGGTGGGGTTGCGCGATCTGCTCGACGAACTCGGGGTGGCTTCGGCGACGGTGGTCGGACATTCCCTGGGTGGCGGTGTCGCGATGCAGTTTCTCTACCAGCATCCCGAATACTGTCGCCGGCTGGTGCTGATCAGCAGTGGGGGACTGGGCCCGGATGTGGGCTGGATCCTGCGGTTGCTGGCGGCGCCGGGGGCCGAGTTCGTGATGCCGGTGATCGCGCCCGCCCCGGTGCTGCGCGCGGGGAATGCGGCCAGGTCGTGGTTCAGTTCGATGGGACTGCGCTCGCCGCGCGGCGCCGAGATCTGGAACGCGTATTCGTCGTTCGCCGACCGCGGCACCCGGGAGGCGTTCATCCGCACCCTGCGATCGGTCGTCGACTACCGCGGCCAGTCCGTCAGTGCCTTGAATCGATTGAACCTGCGCGAGGGGCTACCCGTCCTCGCCATCTGGGGCGAGAAGGACGACATCATCCCGGTCGATCACGCCTACTCGGCGTTGCAGGCCAGGCCCGACTGCCGGCTCGAAATCCTGCCCGATGTCGGGCATTTCGCGCAGGTGGAGGCGCCCGAGGTGGTGGTGGACCTCATCGATGAACTCATCTCCACGACGGACCCGGCCGTATTCGAACGCTGA
- a CDS encoding helix-turn-helix domain-containing protein, with protein sequence MRTWRQRRRLSQLDLALEADVSARHVSFIETGRAAPSRSMVLKLAAALDVPAREQNQLLLAAGLAPVYTERTLDDPGMSAVRSGVKRVLAAYNPFPCLAVDRGWNVLQVNAGTALLLEGVAAHLMERPNALRISLHPDGLAPRIRNLAQWRHHVIGRLRREAAVSGSAESATLLAEIESYPGGDSGAPDLGGVVVPLELDGDDGAVLTFLSTVTTFGTALDLTAAELSIEAFLPADESTAEALR encoded by the coding sequence ATGCGGACCTGGCGGCAGCGTCGCCGACTCAGCCAGCTCGACCTCGCCCTGGAGGCCGACGTATCGGCCCGGCACGTGAGCTTCATCGAGACGGGCCGGGCGGCACCGAGCAGGTCCATGGTGCTCAAACTCGCCGCGGCACTCGACGTGCCCGCGCGTGAGCAGAACCAACTGCTGCTGGCGGCCGGGCTGGCGCCGGTCTACACCGAACGCACCCTCGACGATCCCGGGATGTCAGCGGTGCGTTCCGGTGTCAAACGAGTTCTGGCCGCCTACAACCCGTTTCCCTGCCTCGCGGTGGATCGCGGCTGGAATGTGCTACAAGTCAACGCCGGAACCGCACTGCTACTCGAAGGCGTGGCAGCGCACCTGATGGAACGCCCCAATGCGCTACGGATCTCGCTGCACCCCGACGGACTGGCACCGCGTATCCGCAACCTGGCCCAGTGGCGCCACCACGTCATCGGCCGGTTGCGGCGCGAGGCGGCGGTCAGCGGATCGGCGGAGTCGGCGACCCTGCTGGCCGAGATCGAGTCGTATCCGGGCGGGGATTCCGGCGCACCCGATCTCGGCGGGGTGGTCGTCCCACTGGAACTCGACGGTGACGACGGTGCGGTGCTGACATTCCTGAGTACGGTGACCACCTTCGGCACCGCGCTCGACCTGACCGCCGCCGAGCTCAGCATCGAGGCATTCCTGCCCGCCGACGAGTCCACGGCTGAAGCCCTGCGCTGA
- a CDS encoding DUF6188 family protein, with product MTEQWIQGHVLQRIMFRDGLVLNLDHYNELVISAPMELTVPPIAGETREVFSIDPMAVRREQKPLFDFAGTTCTHAEWDDDGSLHLRFSGGQGIDVRSDDQHTSWELYGKYHGYAACLPHGRVRVVRHDLPESETAAPGPG from the coding sequence ATGACCGAACAGTGGATCCAGGGGCACGTCCTGCAACGGATCATGTTCCGCGACGGTCTGGTGCTCAACCTGGATCATTACAACGAACTCGTCATCTCCGCGCCGATGGAGCTGACGGTGCCCCCGATCGCGGGGGAAACGCGTGAAGTGTTCTCGATCGACCCGATGGCGGTGCGGCGGGAGCAGAAGCCGCTCTTCGACTTCGCCGGCACCACCTGTACGCACGCCGAATGGGACGACGACGGCAGCCTGCACCTGCGGTTCTCCGGTGGGCAGGGTATCGATGTCCGCAGCGACGACCAGCACACCTCATGGGAGTTGTACGGGAAGTACCACGGCTATGCCGCATGCCTACCGCACGGACGCGTTCGGGTGGTCCGCCACGACCTCCCCGAATCGGAGACCGCTGCGCCCGGGCCGGGATGA
- a CDS encoding cytochrome P450: protein MPSPNLPPGFDFTDPDIYADRLPVDELAEMRRVAPVWWNEQPDGVGGFGDGGYWVVTKHKDVKEVSRRSDVFSSLEKTALPRYKDGTVQAQIDTGKFVLLNMDAPHHTHLRKIVSRAFTPRAVEQLRADLAERARQIVAAAAAEGKGDFVEQVSCELPLHAIAGLMGVPQEDRMKLFHWSNQMVGDMDPEFANNDAISASVELITYGMQMAAERSANPGEDLVTKLVQADVDGHKLSDDEFGFFVILLAVAGNETTRNSITQGMMAFTDFPDQWELFKRDRPGTAADEIVRWATPVTSFQRTALVDTELAGVPIKKGQRVVMFYRSANFDEEVFEEPLRFNILRDPNPHVGFGGTGAHFCIGANLARMTIDLMFNAIADAMPDLTSLAKPERLRSGWLNGIKHWQVDYSGSAKQAVRT from the coding sequence ATGCCGAGCCCGAATCTGCCGCCTGGGTTTGATTTCACCGATCCCGATATCTACGCCGACCGGCTGCCGGTCGATGAGCTCGCCGAGATGCGCCGGGTGGCGCCGGTCTGGTGGAACGAGCAGCCCGACGGTGTCGGCGGGTTCGGCGACGGCGGCTACTGGGTGGTGACCAAACACAAGGACGTCAAGGAGGTCTCCCGGCGCAGCGATGTCTTCTCCAGTCTGGAGAAGACGGCACTGCCGCGGTACAAGGACGGCACCGTGCAGGCCCAGATCGACACCGGCAAGTTCGTCCTGCTGAACATGGATGCCCCGCACCACACCCATCTGCGCAAGATCGTGTCGCGTGCCTTCACACCGCGCGCGGTGGAGCAACTGCGTGCCGATCTGGCCGAACGGGCCCGCCAGATCGTGGCCGCGGCCGCCGCCGAGGGCAAGGGCGACTTCGTCGAGCAGGTGTCCTGTGAGCTACCGCTGCACGCCATCGCCGGGCTGATGGGTGTGCCGCAGGAGGACCGGATGAAGCTGTTCCACTGGTCCAACCAGATGGTGGGCGACATGGATCCGGAGTTCGCGAACAACGACGCGATCAGCGCGTCGGTGGAGCTCATCACCTACGGCATGCAGATGGCCGCCGAGCGGTCGGCGAATCCGGGCGAGGACCTCGTCACCAAACTCGTCCAGGCCGATGTCGACGGGCACAAGCTCTCCGATGACGAGTTCGGGTTCTTCGTCATCCTGCTCGCGGTCGCCGGGAACGAGACGACGCGCAACTCGATCACCCAGGGCATGATGGCGTTCACCGATTTCCCGGACCAGTGGGAGCTGTTCAAACGGGACCGGCCGGGTACCGCGGCAGACGAGATCGTCCGCTGGGCGACACCTGTCACCTCGTTCCAGCGCACCGCACTCGTCGACACCGAGTTGGCCGGCGTGCCGATCAAAAAAGGCCAGCGGGTGGTGATGTTCTACCGCTCGGCCAATTTCGACGAAGAGGTTTTCGAGGAACCGCTGCGGTTCAACATCCTGCGCGACCCGAACCCCCATGTCGGCTTCGGCGGGACCGGCGCCCACTTCTGTATCGGGGCCAATCTGGCCCGGATGACGATCGATCTGATGTTCAACGCCATCGCCGACGCAATGCCCGACCTGACCTCGCTGGCGAAGCCGGAACGGTTACGTTCGGGCTGGCTCAACGGCATCAAACACTGGCAGGTCGACTACTCGGGGTCAGCCAAGCAGGCGGTGCGTACCTGA